TCGCTCGCACGCACCGTCGTCTCAGTCAGCATACGGCGGATCTGATGCGGTTCCTTCGACCAGCTATCCTTGATCGCCTCCCAGACCTGTTCCTGCCGGGGATGATCGGGATTGACGGTGAAGGCCATGAGCTGTTCGAGCGTCACGCCATCGTCGGCATAGAGGTCGAGCAGCGAGGGCGCGACCGCAGCGAGGCGCAGGCGCTGCTTCACCACATTCACCGAGACGAAGAAGGCCGCGGCGATCTCTTCCTCGGACATGCCCTTGGTGCGCATGTCCTGGAAGGCGCGATACTGGTCGAGGGGGTGGAGCGGCGCGCGCTGGATATTCTCGGCCAGGCTGTCATCCTCGGCCAGAATACTGGAACCGGCTTCGCGCACAATGCACGGCACCGGCGCGGTTTTGGTGAGGCGCTTGGCCTTCACCAGCAGTTCCAGTGCCCGGTAGCGGCGGCCACCGGCGGGAATCTCGAACATGCCGGTCTCCGCGCCATCGTCATCGACGACGGGGCGCACATTGAGACCCTGAAGCAGACCGCGCCGGGCGATGTCCTGCGACAGTTCCTCGATCGACACGCCAGCCTTAATGCGCCGGACGTTCGACTGGCTGAGGATCAGCTTGTTGAAGGGGATGTCACGCGAAGGCGACAGGGTGATTTTCTGAACGGCAGTAGCCATCGTGGTAGTCTCCGCGACGAGCGCCGAGAGCCTCTCTCTCGATCTCAAACCCGTCACGAAGCGAAGCCCCGCCCTCTCACTCTAAGAAGGTAGGGCCTCGGAACCGGAGAGTCGTAAAGCCGGAAGCCCGGCTTTACGGTTGTAAAGATTTACGGCGCTTCAGACCCCGCACATGCCTTCACACTGATTTGGCCAGAGATCGAGCTGACCATGATCGGCCGCTGTCGAAAGATCGGCCTGGTCGAGCGGCACGGCGGAGCGGTGCAGATAAACCACGCCACGAATACCGTGGAATCCCGTGCGGATGTCGGCCGACTGCGCGGGATCGGGCGCGAAACCGGGAAAGGCCTGCGCGTTCATCACGCGGCCTCCTGTTCGTCTTCGGCTGCAAAGCCGCTGTCCGCCTCTGGCAGGAACGAGAGTATCCAGTCTGCGCCCTTGCTCGCCTGCGAGGCGGCGCGGACGATGGCGCGGGAATCCTCGCGCATGACCTCCAGCCACGAGCCGATATAATCGGCATGGCGGACGGTCGGAACGATGCCTAGGGCAGCGCAACTGAAGGCCGAAATCTGTTCGGCGATCATTTCCTCGAAGGCGTATTTCTTCGAGCCGAAAGAGCCGGTTAGATCCCGGTTGAGACGGCTGTGATGGCCGCTGGCGTGACCGATTTCGTGCAGCGCCGTCCGGTGCCAGTTGATCGGCTCGAAATACGCTTGTGGCGGCGGGACCACCACGAAATCCTGCGATGGCGCATAGAAGGCGCGATCGCCGCCGATGCGGAAGTCGATGCCGGTGGCGCGGATCAGCGCCTCGACCTTCGGCTCGATCAGGCACGGAGGCGGTGGTGGCGCAACGATGGCGATGTCGTCGGGCAGGCCTTCGCATTGCGCCGCGTTGAAGACGGTGAACCGCTTCAAGAACGGGATGGACTGTGCGTCGTCGCCGGTTTCGCGGGCGCGGCGCTTCTCGTCCTCGGGCGTGAAGCGGTCGGCATAGACGACGGTGGTGCCGCGCTCGCCTTTCATGACATTGCCGCCGAGCGACAGCGCTTGGCGAAAGGTCAGCCAGCTCTGGCCGGGGAAGCCGTGCTGGATGACCGCGCCCCAGAGAAGGAGAATGTTGATGCCGGAATAGGTGCGTCCGGTGGAAGCGTTTTTCGGGAGGCCGAGCGGTGCGGTAGCGGGCGACGCGCCCCAAGGTTGCACCCATGGCAGGCGGCCTTGCTCCAGCTCGGCGATGATTTTGTTGGTGATGTCGTCGTAGAGGTTCGTGCGGTCAGCGCCGGTGCGCGCGCCGCGATCATATCTGGCCATCGGGATTGCTCCGCGACGGGCGCCGGAAGCTTCTCTTCCAGCCCTCAACCCGTCACGGAAAACCCGTCCGCACTCTCACTCTCAGGGGGCGTTGCGGGGTCTCCCCGCTGATGGGGGTGCGTCGGCAACGCCAGTGCCGACCAGGGGGGAACGCTTTCCCCCGCATCACTTCGTAAATCCGCGAGCCTGCTAACTCCCCCGATCCGCCAGTAATGTGGCTACTAGACCGGCGCGGCAAAAATCGGTTTCCACCAAGGTCATTGACCAAACATAGCTTGCAAGCTATTCTCGCTGAGAAAATTTGATGTTTGTTCCAGACATCGAGGGCGTTCTGTAGCACGAGCGGGAGTGGGCGAAACGCAGCTTTGCGTGACTCTCGACACAAGGTAGCTCGCATTAGATCACCTGCTTCGGAACCCCAGGTTTCCACGTTTCCGGTTCTACGGCAGCGTGGTTGCCAACACCAAAGAGCGAGTTGCAATGGGCCGCAGTCTTAATGAAGTTACCGCCTCATTCCCGACGGAAAACCGCGAACGGGTCGATGCGCGGCATGCGGAACTCGTGCGGGAGGTGGAAGGGTTGCGCGCGCTACGCCAGATAGCTGGGAAGGCCCAAGCCGATGTAGCGGCTGCGCTGAGGATCAAGCAACCATCCGTATCCAAAATTGAGAATCAGGCTGACATGTACCTATCGACGCTT
This sequence is a window from Paracoccus aerodenitrificans. Protein-coding genes within it:
- a CDS encoding ArdC family protein; the protein is MARYDRGARTGADRTNLYDDITNKIIAELEQGRLPWVQPWGASPATAPLGLPKNASTGRTYSGINILLLWGAVIQHGFPGQSWLTFRQALSLGGNVMKGERGTTVVYADRFTPEDEKRRARETGDDAQSIPFLKRFTVFNAAQCEGLPDDIAIVAPPPPPCLIEPKVEALIRATGIDFRIGGDRAFYAPSQDFVVVPPPQAYFEPINWHRTALHEIGHASGHHSRLNRDLTGSFGSKKYAFEEMIAEQISAFSCAALGIVPTVRHADYIGSWLEVMREDSRAIVRAASQASKGADWILSFLPEADSGFAAEDEQEAA
- a CDS encoding XRE family transcriptional regulator gives rise to the protein MGRSLNEVTASFPTENRERVDARHAELVREVEGLRALRQIAGKAQADVAAALRIKQPSVSKIENQADMYLSTLRSYIEAVGGELELTVRLPKHPAVRIHVLGGVATITSPRKASLVKAGGRG